Proteins from one Triticum aestivum cultivar Chinese Spring chromosome 7A, IWGSC CS RefSeq v2.1, whole genome shotgun sequence genomic window:
- the LOC123148045 gene encoding protein CYTOKININ-RESPONSIVE GATA TRANSCRIPTION FACTOR 1 — MSTIYMSQLSTSFPLMEEDHHQDHHQGHFQAFTLPKDPPILFPFVISNSSPSDNSSLGYGSDQHLMQHHAMLDQPQHMIGGSSSVFSTPFPTVESIRDDMIERSYSYDPYDMEKLQATSGGSLKIGKWAAPAPAAKMRITRKTSDPGVKKPRKRAQAYEDHGHMGGMNQALGVIRTCSDCNTTKTPLWRSGPCGPKSLCNACGIRQRKARRAMMATGAAPATDVGAKAAAPGDAAVTVRPPKVKKEKRAVDVDRSLPFKKRCKVVQDHTATHDAASTTVEAAAEPPVVVPTTAPAAAPGSDLVDTIGANWSKSPTAAAAACFRPSPAPFAVPVPVQDEITDAAMLLMTLSCELVRS; from the exons ATGTCTACCATCTACATGAGCCAGCTCTCTACTTCTTTCCCTCTAATGGAGGAAGATCATCACCAGGATCACCATCAGGGGCACTTCCAGGCCTTCACCCTGCCCAAGGATCCCCCGATCCTGTTCCCTTTTGTGATCAGCAACAGCAGCCCTAGCGACAACAGCAGTCTCGGCTACGGATCAGACCAGCACTTGATGCAGCACCATGCCATGCTAGATCAGCCCCAACAT ATGATTGGTGGATCATCGAGCGTGTTTTCGACGCCGTTCCCGACCGTCGAGAGCATCCGCGACGACATGATCGAGCGATCCTACTCGTACGATCCATATGATATGGAGAAGCTGCAGGCCACCAGCGGCGGATCGCTCAAGATCGGCAAGTGGGCGGCACCTGCTCCTGCAGCCAAGATGAGGATCACGAGGAAGACGAGCGATCCCGGTGTCAAGAAGCCGAGGAAGAGGGCGCAGGCATACGAGGATCACGGCCACATGGGCGGCATGAACCAAGCTCTGGGTGTTATTAGGACATGCTCTGATTGCAACACCACGAAGACCCCCTTGTGGAGGAGTGGTCCTTGTGGCCCCAAG TCGCTTTGCAACGCGTGCGGCATCAGGCAGCGGAAGGCGCGCCGGGCGATGATGGCCACCGGGGCGGCGCCCGCCACCGACGTCGGCGCCAAGGCGGCCGCGCCGGGTGACGCTGCCGTGACCGTGCGCCCACCGAAGGTGAAGAAGGAGAAGAGAGCTGTCGACGTCGACCGGTCTCTGCCGTTCAAGAAACGGTGCAAGGTGGTCCAGGATCACACTGCCACACACGACGCTGCTTCCACCACCGTCGAGGCTGCCGCAGAGCCGCCGGTCGTCGTCCCCACCACTGCTCCTGCTGCTGCGCCGGGGAGTGATCTCGTCGACACCATCGGGGCCAACTGGAGCAAGAGCCCTACCGCCGCCGCAGCTGCCTGCTTCCGGCCATCGCCGGCGCCCTTTGCGGTGCCAGTGCCGGTGCAGGACGAGATCACGGACGCCGCCATGCTGCTGATGACGCTGTCCTGCGAGCTTGTCCGGAGCTGA